The Clostridium botulinum BKT015925 genome includes the window AGCGGTAGTCGCAGATGAAATGATTGGAGGGCATCATCGTTCAAATATGGAACTTGTAGCACAAGGAGTTGCTAACTGCTTTTCAGGACTTTTTGGGGGAATACCTGTTACAGGTGCTATAGCTAGAACGGCTGCTAATATAAAAAATGGTGGAAAAACTCCAATAAGTGGAATTGTACATGCTATTTCTTTATTACTTATAATGCTTGTATTTATGCCACTTGTAAAGCTAGTACCTATGGCTTCACTTGCAGCGATACTAATAGTTGTGTCTTATAATATGGGAGATTGGAAAGAATTTATTGAACTTAGAAAAGCTCCTAAAAGTGATGCGGTGGTATTTTTAATAGCATTTTCATTAACAGTAATACTAGATCTTGTAATTGCAATAGGCATAGGAGTTGTTTTAGCCTCATTCTTATTTATGAATAGAATGGCTGACAATACTGAAATAAAGTATTTATTGGATGAAAAAGATGATGGATGTAGCTGTAAAATTTTAAATAGAGTAAGTGATGTTACTAGAGTAGCATTTTATGAAATTAAAGGTCCATTTTTCTTTGCATCATCAGAAAAATTTAATGAAATATCAAATAGATTAAAGAAAAAATGTGATGTTTTAATAATAAAAATGAATAAAGTACCTACAATAGATGCTACAGCATATCGTAAGTTTGAAAGTTTATATGAATTATGTAATAGCAATGGAAAAAATGGTACTGAACTTATTATAGTAGAAGCAAAAGAAAATGTATTTAATGTACTAGACAAGTATGGGTATGTAGATAAAGTCGGAAGAGAAAATTTCTGTGGTAGTATAGACGAAGCTATAGAAGTCAGTAATAAAGTATTGGAAAATAAGAAAAAGATTAAAGATGCACAAAAATTTACAGTTGACATTTGTAGTAGATAAGACTAAAATTAGAACATAAATTTAATAGAGACCTCGGTAGGTGAGGTTACTACAAGGATACGGGTTGCTGCCGTGAAAGAGTGGAAACATTCTGAACAGGTTAGCAGGTTTTGCCGAACAAAGAAGGCTTAATCTAATGCAACTACATTGCCTTGTAGAGCCAAAACTTGAACGAGAAAGTATTGAAAGATAATGCCTTCATCATGTTTAAGTTTTGATGAAGGCTTTTTTTATTTAAAAAATTGGAGGTGAAAAAATGGAATCAGACGGTAGTATTAGGGACAGTGGAATAATAAAAATATATTATAGAAAAAATAAAATAGATATTATCGCAGGTTCTATTTTTTACAAATTATAGATTTCAAATAAACAGGTCAATTATTCTATTTTTTCTATTCTGTATTGTTTTTTTATTCACACGTCCTTAATAAGATATTTTTCTAAAAATTACCGAACGATAAAATGATAATTATTGAGGAAAGGTTAAAAATAAAATTAGTTAACCTTTAGTTTCTTGCTGTCTTTTTTAAGAAAAATGATAAAAGTGAGGTGTGAAATATGATATTAAAAAAATTAAATACATCTATAAGTGGTTTATCACAAAATGAAGTACAAAAAAGAATAGAGAAATATGGATATAATGAAATAGGAACGGAAGCAAAACAATCAGTATTTTTTAAGATACTAGAAAATATAAAAAATCCTTTAAATTTATTATTAATTATACTTGCAATAGTATCATACTTAACTGGAGATAAAACAGCATCAATAGTAATGTTAGTAATGGTAACATTAGGAGTTATATTAAAATTTGTTCAAGAATTAAAGGCTGATAATTCTGCGGAAAAATTAAAATCCATGGTAAGCACTACAGCTACTGTAGTAAGGGATGGAGTAGAAATAGAAGTACCATTAAAAATGATTGTTCCAGGAGATGTTGTTCATTTATCAGCTGGGGACATGATACCGGCTGATATACAACTTATTAAGTCAAAGGATTTATTTGTAAATCAATCAGCGCTTACAGGAGAATCACTTCCAGTAGAAAAAAAGGTTATAGAAGGACAATGGAAAGATGAACTTGAAAATCCTAATCTTTGTTTTATGGGTACAAATGTAGAAAGTGGAACTGCTTTTGCAGTAGTTTTATCTACAGGTAAACAAACTTCTTTTGGAAAATTAAGCAGTAAATTAACGTTAGAAAGCGAAATGACAAGTTTTGACAAGGGTATAAATAAATATACATGGCTTATGATAAAGTTTATATTTGTTATGGTTCCCATAGTATTTTTAATAAATGGACTTACTAAAGGAAATTGGATTGAGGCATTTTTATTTGGAATTGCAGTAGCTGTTGGACTTACTCCTGAAATGTTACCTATGATTGTTACTGTAAATTTATCAAAAGGTGCACTATCTATGGCTAAAAAGAAGGTAATAGTAAAAAAGCTAAATGCAATACAAAATTTTGGAGCGATGGATATTCTATGTACAGATAAAACGGGTACTATAACATGTGGAAAAGTTATACTTGAAAAACATTTGAATATTTATGGAAATGATTCAGAAAGAGTATTGAAATATGGTTTTATAAATAGTTTTTATCAAACTGGATTAAAAAATATAATGGATATTGCAATACTAGAGCATAAAAATGATGGAGAAGATTATTTTAATATTGAAAAAAAATATTTAAAGATAGATGAAATTCCATTTGATTTTGTGAGAAAAAGAATGTCCGTTGTAGTTGAAAATAAAAGAATAGAACATGTGTTAGTATGTAAAGGGGCAGTAGAAGAAGTATTAGGTTTATGCAATAAGTATGAGACTAAAGAAGGTACAGAAGATTTTAATGGTAAAATGACAACTAAAATTGATAATATGATTAAGAAATTAAATGCTGAAGGATTTAGAGTTATAGCAGTAGCGTATAAAATTTTTGATAATAATAAAAAAGAGTACACTCTACAAGATGAGAATGAGTTAACATTACTTGGATTTTTAGCATTTCTTGATCCACCTAAGGAAACTTCTAAAGATGCAATTGCAAAATTACACAAATATAATGTTGATGTAAAAGTTCTTACTGGAGATAATGAAATAGTAACTAAAAAAATATGTGAAGAAGTTAATTTACCTATAGACAAGATACTTTTAGGTAATGAAATTGACAGGATGTCAGATGAAGAATTGGCAAAGGTTTCTGAAAAAACTTCTGTATTTGCAAAGCTATCTCCAATGCATAAAGAAAGAATAATAAAAGCATTGCAAAGAAAAGACCATGTAGTTGGATTTATGGGAGATGGAATAAATGATGCTCCTGCACTTAAGGTATCGGATGTAGGAATTTCAGTAGATACAGCAGTAGATATTGCAAAGGAATCCTCAGATATTGTGCTTCTTGAGAATAACTTACTTGTTCTTGAAGAAGGATTACTAGAAGGAAGAAGAGTATTTGGGAATATCGTTAAATATATTAAAATGACTGCAAGTTCAAACTTTGGAAATATGTTTAGCGTTATTGGAGCAAGTATATTTGTACCGTTTTTACCAATGATGCCACTTCAAGTATTAACTAACAACTTATTATATGATTTATCACAAACTACAATACCAACAGATTCTGTTGATGAAGAGTGGATAGCAAAACCAAGAAAGTGGTCTGTAGATGATATAAAAAGATTTATTATTTACATAGGACCAATTAGTTCAATATTTGATTATACAACTTATTTTGTTATGTTATATATATTTAAAGCTTGGAATAATCCTGCTTTATTCCAAACAGGATGGTTTCTTGAATCATTATTTACCCAAACACTTATAATACATGTAATTAGAACAAATAAGATACCATTCATTGAAAGTAGAGCAAGTAAACCACTTACAATAACTTCATTGTTAATAGTAATTTTAGGAGTAGTATTAGTAAATTCTCCACTTTCAAGTGTATTTGGATTTACAAAATTACCGTTATTATATTATTTAGTATTATCAGTTACACTATTTTGTTATGTTGCTTTAACTCAAGTTATAAAAATGATTTATATTAAAAAGTACAATATAGATTAAAAATATATTATATAAAAATTATTGACTTGCCCCCAACAGATACCTTTATACTAAATGTATAATAA containing:
- a CDS encoding SulP family inorganic anion transporter; this translates as MLVPKLFTCMKGYTKEQFFKELIAGIIVAVIALPLSIALAIASGVSPEKGLYTAIIGGFIVSFLGGSRVQIGGPTGAFIILVYGIVQKYGITGLTIATMMAGVFLIIMGVLKFGKAIRYIPYPITTGFTSGIAVCIFSTQIKDFLGLNIETVPSQFIHKWAAYISHINTINIETTFIGILSIAIIFICPKINKKIPSTLIALIVTTLITIIFKLNVETIGSRFGTISSALPKIAIHNVNMQMINELIFPAMTIAILAAIESLLSAVVADEMIGGHHRSNMELVAQGVANCFSGLFGGIPVTGAIARTAANIKNGGKTPISGIVHAISLLLIMLVFMPLVKLVPMASLAAILIVVSYNMGDWKEFIELRKAPKSDAVVFLIAFSLTVILDLVIAIGIGVVLASFLFMNRMADNTEIKYLLDEKDDGCSCKILNRVSDVTRVAFYEIKGPFFFASSEKFNEISNRLKKKCDVLIIKMNKVPTIDATAYRKFESLYELCNSNGKNGTELIIVEAKENVFNVLDKYGYVDKVGRENFCGSIDEAIEVSNKVLENKKKIKDAQKFTVDICSR
- the mgtA gene encoding magnesium-translocating P-type ATPase → MILKKLNTSISGLSQNEVQKRIEKYGYNEIGTEAKQSVFFKILENIKNPLNLLLIILAIVSYLTGDKTASIVMLVMVTLGVILKFVQELKADNSAEKLKSMVSTTATVVRDGVEIEVPLKMIVPGDVVHLSAGDMIPADIQLIKSKDLFVNQSALTGESLPVEKKVIEGQWKDELENPNLCFMGTNVESGTAFAVVLSTGKQTSFGKLSSKLTLESEMTSFDKGINKYTWLMIKFIFVMVPIVFLINGLTKGNWIEAFLFGIAVAVGLTPEMLPMIVTVNLSKGALSMAKKKVIVKKLNAIQNFGAMDILCTDKTGTITCGKVILEKHLNIYGNDSERVLKYGFINSFYQTGLKNIMDIAILEHKNDGEDYFNIEKKYLKIDEIPFDFVRKRMSVVVENKRIEHVLVCKGAVEEVLGLCNKYETKEGTEDFNGKMTTKIDNMIKKLNAEGFRVIAVAYKIFDNNKKEYTLQDENELTLLGFLAFLDPPKETSKDAIAKLHKYNVDVKVLTGDNEIVTKKICEEVNLPIDKILLGNEIDRMSDEELAKVSEKTSVFAKLSPMHKERIIKALQRKDHVVGFMGDGINDAPALKVSDVGISVDTAVDIAKESSDIVLLENNLLVLEEGLLEGRRVFGNIVKYIKMTASSNFGNMFSVIGASIFVPFLPMMPLQVLTNNLLYDLSQTTIPTDSVDEEWIAKPRKWSVDDIKRFIIYIGPISSIFDYTTYFVMLYIFKAWNNPALFQTGWFLESLFTQTLIIHVIRTNKIPFIESRASKPLTITSLLIVILGVVLVNSPLSSVFGFTKLPLLYYLVLSVTLFCYVALTQVIKMIYIKKYNID